Proteins from one Amycolatopsis benzoatilytica AK 16/65 genomic window:
- a CDS encoding NADP-dependent oxidoreductase, with translation MSRKEPNVSTSSATGRAVQFESFGGPDALRVREVPAPRAGSGQIRVRVAAAGLNPMDWYMTSDAETAARFGLSLPCGFGTDYAGTVDEVGDDVREFAVGDRVFGGALSRAVADYVVVEAKGTIAEGGEAHRTPDGVDDRTAAVLAIAGCTAAAALAVVDPGPGDTVLIGGAGGGVGVFAVQLARLAGARVIGTGSATSADALRALGAEPVAYGDGLVDRVRALAPDGVTAAMDLHGTDTVQAARALGVPDERITLIAAQVDGITPANGANAAPGAIEEIAGLVAAGRLRVPVAASFPVEQIRAAVELQAGRHVHGKVVVDL, from the coding sequence GTGAGCAGGAAAGAACCGAACGTCAGCACGTCGTCGGCCACCGGCCGGGCGGTCCAGTTCGAGTCGTTCGGCGGACCGGACGCGTTGCGCGTGCGCGAGGTACCGGCGCCGCGGGCAGGTTCCGGGCAGATCCGCGTGCGGGTCGCCGCCGCGGGCCTGAATCCGATGGACTGGTACATGACCTCTGATGCGGAGACCGCGGCGCGTTTCGGGCTGAGCCTGCCGTGCGGGTTCGGCACCGACTATGCCGGGACCGTGGACGAGGTCGGCGACGACGTGCGCGAGTTCGCGGTCGGGGACCGCGTCTTCGGCGGTGCGCTGTCCCGCGCGGTCGCTGATTACGTTGTGGTGGAAGCGAAGGGGACCATCGCGGAAGGCGGCGAGGCACACCGTACCCCGGACGGCGTCGACGACCGCACCGCCGCCGTTCTGGCTATCGCAGGGTGCACGGCGGCCGCGGCTCTGGCCGTGGTCGACCCGGGCCCGGGCGACACGGTGCTGATCGGCGGCGCGGGAGGCGGGGTCGGCGTGTTCGCCGTCCAGCTCGCGCGCCTCGCTGGCGCGCGGGTGATCGGGACGGGCTCGGCGACGTCGGCCGATGCGCTGCGCGCCCTGGGAGCCGAGCCGGTCGCGTATGGCGATGGCCTGGTCGACCGGGTCCGTGCGCTGGCTCCGGACGGCGTCACCGCGGCGATGGATCTGCACGGCACGGACACGGTGCAGGCAGCACGCGCGCTGGGTGTGCCGGACGAGCGCATCACCCTGATCGCCGCCCAGGTCGACGGGATCACTCCGGCGAACGGAGCGAACGCGGCCCCGGGCGCCATCGAGGAAATCGCTGGCCTGGTTGCGGCGGGGCGGCTCCGGGTGCCGGTGGCGGCCAGCTTCCCGGTCGAACAGATCCGCGCCGCGGTCGAGCTGCAGGCGGGGCGGCACGTGCACGGGAAGGTCGTCGTCGACCTCTAG
- a CDS encoding TetR/AcrR family transcriptional regulator produces MAAAEIRRPRADATRNREQLLAVATRLFASAETEPSMRAIANAAGVGIATLYRHFPTREALVDAVYQDQVSRLTAGARELLARLDPPAALRRWMDLFGDWIATKNGMLDTLLAMVESGEIAHARTRTELLGAIDDILEAGRASAQLRADVTADDIAAALIGIFTVAGSPEHQAMAARLLDLLMDGLRPCACHQP; encoded by the coding sequence TTGGCTGCCGCAGAGATCCGCAGACCGCGGGCGGACGCGACCCGCAACCGCGAACAGCTGCTGGCCGTCGCGACCCGCCTGTTCGCTTCGGCCGAGACCGAGCCCTCCATGCGCGCGATCGCGAATGCGGCCGGGGTCGGCATCGCCACGCTCTACCGGCACTTCCCCACCCGCGAGGCACTGGTCGACGCGGTCTATCAGGATCAGGTCTCCCGGCTCACCGCCGGCGCCCGCGAGCTGCTCGCCCGCCTCGACCCGCCCGCCGCGCTGCGCCGCTGGATGGACCTGTTCGGCGACTGGATCGCGACCAAGAACGGGATGCTCGACACGCTGCTCGCGATGGTCGAATCCGGCGAGATCGCCCACGCCCGCACCCGGACCGAGCTGCTCGGGGCCATCGACGACATCCTCGAAGCCGGCCGCGCGAGCGCACAGCTGCGCGCCGACGTCACCGCCGACGACATCGCCGCCGCTCTGATCGGCATCTTCACCGTGGCCGGCTCACCCGAGCACCAAGCGATGGCGGCTCGCCTGCTGGATCTCCTGATGGACGGACTCCGCCCGTGCGCTTGCCACCAGCCGTAG